Within Cnuibacter physcomitrellae, the genomic segment AGGGGCGTCGACGGCCTCGTCACCGACCGGGCCGACATCCTCGTTCCCCTCGCCGCCGAGTTCAAGCCTGTTCGCTGAGAGAGTACTGACAATAGCGGCCCCCGGAAAGGTTACGCGGAGGTGCGCGGTTTAGAACTGTGGAAGCAATGCGAGAGGAGACCACACAATGGCGGATCGCAGCTTGCGCGGGATGCGACTGGGCGGACAGAGCCTGCAGAGCGAAGAAGGCGTCGTCTTCTCCGCCCGTGCGAACTACACGTACCACTGTGAGAACTGCGGACGAGACACCGACATGGTGTTCGCCGCCGACGCGGAGGCGCCGGAGACCTGGGAGTGCAAGTCCTGCGGTCACGAGGCGACGCTGATGGTCGGCGACAAGCCTGTCGAGATCGACCGCAGCAACGAGAAGACACCGCGCAGCCACTGGGACATGCTGCTCGAGCGTCGCACGCGCGACGAGCTCGAGGAGCTGCTCGAGGAGCGCCTGCAGTACCTGCGCGCGCGTCGCGGTGGCGGCAAGGCCACGGAGAAGATCGGGGCCTGACCCCGGGGAGCTCCCCACACACAGCGCCGTACGGGCGAGACCCGTGCGGCGCTTTCGTGTATCCGCGCGGACCTCGGCCCCCGGCGGGTCAGGGGCGACGGGGGCGCAGCGGGCGCGCGGTGAGGGCGACCGCGAGCCCGAGGAGGCCGAAGCCCGCGCCGAGCCACTCGAGCTGGCCGCCGACGACGCTCGCCGGGGTCAGGGTCGTCGCGAGCGGGACGTCGGCGAGCATCGTGCCGGGCTGAAAGGCGGGGATCTCCTCGATCGTGGAGCCGTCGGGGGCGATGATCGCGCT encodes:
- a CDS encoding RNA polymerase-binding protein RbpA — encoded protein: MADRSLRGMRLGGQSLQSEEGVVFSARANYTYHCENCGRDTDMVFAADAEAPETWECKSCGHEATLMVGDKPVEIDRSNEKTPRSHWDMLLERRTRDELEELLEERLQYLRARRGGGKATEKIGA